From one Paramormyrops kingsleyae isolate MSU_618 chromosome 1, PKINGS_0.4, whole genome shotgun sequence genomic stretch:
- the LOC111838238 gene encoding uncharacterized protein isoform X1 encodes MNSSKQPAKSRRNAKKAKRGDKNEPPTKDPAECSQMSPWIKGTNAFPTGRQLPRTPPASQRDRGFLAPARTPEEPTVCQQPRQTEGGSTNFPASGHGIDRNSCTPAAEGAQGGGERGHRVRRHSTITAAVQLDEMNPECFIKGMQGYQWTAEDLEFVERAKNERQVRQLKAELCVLLKQLKDEEQKKDLALAIRDKVQADQAQPCLVFQMADFDQILQMGRDFLCRKLPVAEVERMDYESVLEHIRVADVQSATREERSKLMELEEELSRLQQLCSNEEQHRKEMESLTDKISQKQAKVEDLKREVSDLKLKISQAEGTLRETKTQVAALKVKKKPQKEEEVDMTKVLRRSKRIAVRKEKFLEREAILKKIHALK; translated from the exons ATGAATTCGTCAAAGCAGCCGGCAAAAAGCCGACGAAATGCGAAGAAAGCGAAGCGCGGCGATAAAAACGAGCCCCCGACCAAAGACCCCGCCGAGTGCTCGCAGATGAGCCCGTGGATTAAAGGCACCAATGCTTTCCCCACGGGGAGACAGCTGCCCCGCACCCCTCCAGCGTCCCAGAGGGACCGGGGCTTCCTCGCCCCGGCCCGGACCCCCGAAGAACCGACGGTCTGTCAGCAGCCTCGCCAGACTGAGGGGGGGAGCACGAACTTTCCAGCGTCCGGACATGGAATAGATCGG AATTCATGTACACCTGCCGCGGAAGGGGCGCAGGGTGGAGGCGAGCGGGGGCACAGAGTCCGAAGACACAGTACGATCACGGCCGCAG TGCAGCTGGATGAGATGAACCCTGAATGCTTCATCAAGGGCATGCAGGGCTACCAGTGGACTGCAGAGGACCTGGAGTTTGTCGAGCGTGCTAAAAACGAGAGGCAGGTTCGACAGCTAAAG GCAGAGTTATGTGTGCTGCTGAAACAACTTAAGGACGAAGAGCAGAAGAAGGATCTTGCCCTGGCCATCAGAGACAAAGTGCAAGCAGACCAGGCCCAG CCATGTTTGGTTTTTCAGATGGCTGACTTTGATCAGATCCTGCAGATGGGTAGAGACTTCCTCTGTAGGAAGCTGCCAGTGGCTGAAGTTGAGCGCATGGACTATGAATCTGTCCTGGAGCATATTAGAGTTGCAGACGTTCAGTCTGCCACGCGTGAGGAGCGATCAAAGCTAATGGAGTTGGAGGAGGAGCTGTCCAGACTGCAGCAGCTCTGCAG CAATGAAGAACAACACCGTAAGGAGATGGAAAGTCTAACGGACAAGATCAGTCAGAAACAG GCAAAAGTGGAGGATTTGAAGAGGGAGGTATCTGATCTTAAGTTGAAGATTTCACAAGCAGAG GGGACGTTGAGAGAGACCAAGACTCAGGTGGCAGCACtaaaggttaaaaaaaagcCACAGAAGGAAGAAGAGGTGGACATGACCAAAGTCCTCAGACGCTCCAAGAGGATTGCAGTAAGGAAGGAGAAATTTCTGGAACGAGAGGCCATTTTGAAGAAAATACATGCTCTCAAGTAG
- the dcbld2 gene encoding discoidin, CUB and LCCL domain-containing protein 2, with the protein MATSGMVTAGRGGARLLLVSTLAVIFSARAARAQKGDACGDTLLGPSSGTLSSINYPQTYPNHTVCEWELRVTHGRRIHLKFGDFDIEDWDCHFSYLRIYNGVGPRRAEIAKYCGLGLQIPELIQASGSEVTVQFMSGTHKSGRGFLLSYSTTEHSDLITCLDKGIHFTEAEFSKYCPAGCLTISGEVSGTIPHGYRDSSSVCLAGIHAGVVSNALGGQISVVSSKGIPHYESTLANNVTSTFGPLSNSLFTFKTSGCYGTLGLESGVVRSSQITGSSVWEWSDENGQPSVWQPSGARLKRPGLPWAAAHSDQHQWLQVDLKKRKRITGIITTGSTLMEYQFFVSAYRVLYSQDGQLWYVFREADTDQDKIFQGNINYLHEVRNNFIPPVEARYVRVSPTQWHQRIALKMELLGCQPPTLLPRTFQPRPTKLSTDPPLQRDKTTFTSDIRNTTMTPSGNNSVALAAVLVPALVTGLTCVLLTLLCTWHCRTRKKSAKGAYGLAHWDRAGLWKGMKQFFPAKVTEGEDPFVRYSHSDANPARSRKAVPMVQAESAEYAQPLVGGMVGTLGQRSTFKPEEGDDPAYADPDPYDAPLTEIYHAYAQPLPASGAEYATPIVVDIAGHPAPSGPLGQVSVSTFKRCGPGSLLTRTDSGQSGSCAQYDTPKTTPGQTQSTEDLVYQVPQNGAQKAREDS; encoded by the exons ATGGCCACGTCTGGGATGGTGACTGCAGGACGCGGCGGGGCACGGCTTCTCCTCGTCTCCACACTCGCCGTGATCTTCAGCGCCAGAGCGGCTCGAGCCCAGAAAG GCGACGCTTGCGGAGACACGCTTCTGGGTCCCAGTAGCGGCACGCTGTCCTCCATCAACTACCCCCAGACGTACCCCAACCACACGGTGTGTGAATGGGAACTGCGCGTGACCCATGGGAGGAGGATCCACCTGAAGTTCGGCGACTTCGACATCGAGGATTGGGACTGTCACTTCAGCTACCTGAGGATCTACAATGGGGTTGGACCTAGGAGGGCGGAGATTG caAAGTATTGTGGGCTAGGCTTGCAAATCCCAGAGCTGATCCAGGCCAGCGGCAGTGAGGTCACGGTTCAGTTCATGAGTGGGACCCACAAGTCTGGCCGTGGCTTCTTGCTGTCCTACTCGACGACGGAGCACTCGG ATCTGATCACCTGCCTCGACAAAGGAATTCACTTTACGGAAGCAGAATTCAG CAAATACTGCCCTGCGGGTTGCCTGACGATCTCCGGGGAAGTTTCCGGCACGATTCCACACGGCTACAGAGAC tcctCGTCAGTGTGCTTGGCCGGTATCCACGCGGGGGTGGTGTCCAACGCTCTGGGAGGTCAGATCAGCGTCGTCAGCAGCAAGGGCATCCCACACTATGAGAGCACTCTGGCCAACAATGTCACTTCTACCTT TGGTCCTTTGTCCAACAGCCTCTTCACCTTCAAAACCAGTG GTTGCTATGGCACCCTGGGTCTGGAGTCGGGAGTAGTCCGCAGCTCCCAGATCACCGGCTCGTCCGTGTGGGAGTGGAGCGACGAGAACGGGCAGCCCAGCGTGTGGCAGCCCTCTGGGGCCCGACTGAAGCGCCCAGGCCTCCCCTGGGCCGCCGCTCACAGCGACCAGCATCAGTGGCTCCAGGTGGACctgaagaagaggaagagaatCACAG GAATCATCACCACCGGCTCCACGCTCATGGAGTACCAGTTCTTCGTCTCGGCCTATCGGGTGCTATACAGCCAGGATGGCCAGCTGTGGTATGTCTTCAGAGAGGCTGACACTGACCAGGATAAG ATCTTCCAGGGAAACATCAATTACCTTCACGAAGTGCGTAACAACTTCATCCCCCCCGTGGAGGCACGCTATGTGCGAGTCAGTCCCACCCAGTGGCACCAGCGCATCGCCCTGAAGATGGAGCTACTGGGCTGCCAGCCTCCGACAT TGCTGCCGCGCACCTTCCAGCCACGGCCCACCAAGCTCAGCACGGACCCTCCGCTACAGCGGGACAAGACCACCTTCACCTCCGACATCCGCAACACCACCATGACCCCCAGTGGCAATAACA GTGTGGCGCTGGCGGCGGTGCTGGTGCCAGCCTTGGTAACGGGCCTGACCTGCGTCCTGCTGACCCTGCTGTGTACCTGGCACTGCAGGACCCG GAAGAAGAGTGCCAAGGGGGCCTATGGCCTGGCACACTGGGACCGAGCTG GCCTGTGGAAAGGTATGAAGCAGTTCTTTCCAGCGAAGGTGACTGAGGGGGAGGATCCCTTCGTGCGATACAGCCACAGTGACGCGAATCCCGCTCGGAGTCGCAAGGCCGTCCCGATGGTGCAGGCCGAATCGGCAG AGTATGCCCAGCCCCTAGTGGGAGGAATGGTTGGCACCCTTGGTCAGAGGTCCACCTTTAAACCCGAAGAAGGAGACGACCCGGCTTATGCGGACCCGGACCCGTACGACGCCCCGCTTACGGAAATATACCACGCGTACGCCCAACCGCTCCCTGCTTCAGGGGCGGAGTACGCCACCCCCATCGTCGTGGACATCGCAGGCCACCCGGCACCCTCCGGCCCGCTGGGACAGGTGTCCGTCTCCACATTCAAAAGGTGTGGCCCCGGGTCCCTCCTCACGAGGACAGACAGCGGCCAATCAGGATCGTGCGCTCAGTACGACACGCCCAAGACCACGCCCGGGCAGACCCAGTCCACAGAGGACTTGGTCTACCAAGTCCCTCAGAATGGTGCCCAGAAGGCCCGTGAAGACAGCTGA
- the LOC111838238 gene encoding uncharacterized protein isoform X2: protein MNSSKQPAKSRRNAKKAKRGDKNEPPTKDPAECSQMSPWIKGTNAFPTGRQLPRTPPASQRDRGFLAPARTPEEPTVCQQPRQTEGGSTNFPASGHGIDRNSCTPAAEGAQGGGERGHRVRRHSTITAAVQLDEMNPECFIKGMQGYQWTAEDLEFVERAKNERQVRQLKAELCVLLKQLKDEEQKKDLALAIRDKVQADQAQMADFDQILQMGRDFLCRKLPVAEVERMDYESVLEHIRVADVQSATREERSKLMELEEELSRLQQLCSNEEQHRKEMESLTDKISQKQAKVEDLKREVSDLKLKISQAEGTLRETKTQVAALKVKKKPQKEEEVDMTKVLRRSKRIAVRKEKFLEREAILKKIHALK from the exons ATGAATTCGTCAAAGCAGCCGGCAAAAAGCCGACGAAATGCGAAGAAAGCGAAGCGCGGCGATAAAAACGAGCCCCCGACCAAAGACCCCGCCGAGTGCTCGCAGATGAGCCCGTGGATTAAAGGCACCAATGCTTTCCCCACGGGGAGACAGCTGCCCCGCACCCCTCCAGCGTCCCAGAGGGACCGGGGCTTCCTCGCCCCGGCCCGGACCCCCGAAGAACCGACGGTCTGTCAGCAGCCTCGCCAGACTGAGGGGGGGAGCACGAACTTTCCAGCGTCCGGACATGGAATAGATCGG AATTCATGTACACCTGCCGCGGAAGGGGCGCAGGGTGGAGGCGAGCGGGGGCACAGAGTCCGAAGACACAGTACGATCACGGCCGCAG TGCAGCTGGATGAGATGAACCCTGAATGCTTCATCAAGGGCATGCAGGGCTACCAGTGGACTGCAGAGGACCTGGAGTTTGTCGAGCGTGCTAAAAACGAGAGGCAGGTTCGACAGCTAAAG GCAGAGTTATGTGTGCTGCTGAAACAACTTAAGGACGAAGAGCAGAAGAAGGATCTTGCCCTGGCCATCAGAGACAAAGTGCAAGCAGACCAGGCCCAG ATGGCTGACTTTGATCAGATCCTGCAGATGGGTAGAGACTTCCTCTGTAGGAAGCTGCCAGTGGCTGAAGTTGAGCGCATGGACTATGAATCTGTCCTGGAGCATATTAGAGTTGCAGACGTTCAGTCTGCCACGCGTGAGGAGCGATCAAAGCTAATGGAGTTGGAGGAGGAGCTGTCCAGACTGCAGCAGCTCTGCAG CAATGAAGAACAACACCGTAAGGAGATGGAAAGTCTAACGGACAAGATCAGTCAGAAACAG GCAAAAGTGGAGGATTTGAAGAGGGAGGTATCTGATCTTAAGTTGAAGATTTCACAAGCAGAG GGGACGTTGAGAGAGACCAAGACTCAGGTGGCAGCACtaaaggttaaaaaaaagcCACAGAAGGAAGAAGAGGTGGACATGACCAAAGTCCTCAGACGCTCCAAGAGGATTGCAGTAAGGAAGGAGAAATTTCTGGAACGAGAGGCCATTTTGAAGAAAATACATGCTCTCAAGTAG